AAATGCTATATCAACAGCTTTTTTACAGCACTTATAAATAAAATTTATGAATATGAGTTTTTATGATAATTATAAAAAATATTTATTATTGCCATAACTAAATGTGATTGGATAATATAATAATTTTCTATTATCATTAATGTATGAGGTTTTAAGTTCAACTATTAACTTATACATATTCAAAAAGTGTTAAAACCTTATATCAAATAGTTAACTTTTGATTGAATTTAAAATTTAATAAAGGGGAGATTTGGGTTATGGAAACAACCACAGTTAAAGTTAAAAAGGTAAAAAGTCCTTTTGAGCTAAAAATGCAGTTTTTTGGTTTACCACTGGCATTATTAATTTTCTCAACAATTTATACAATGCCAACTCCAGCTGGATTATCTTATGCAGGAAAGATGGCATTAGGAGTTTTTCTTACAGCTTTAATACTTTGGATTACTGAAAGCATACCTAACTATGCCGTATCACTATTTGTTATAGTAGCTTTGCCCTTAACAGGAGCCTGGGCCGAGGAACAGGCCATGGGAGTACTTGGTTACGATGTAATCTGGCTTACTTTTGCGGCATTTGTAATAGCTTCTGGAATGGAAAAAAGCGGACTTGCAAAGAGAATGGCCCTATATTTGATAACTAAGTTTGGAAAAGGTGTTAATAGTGTACTAGCACTTCTTATAATAATCAATTTCTTGATAGCATTTGTTGTGCCTTCAACCACAGCTAGAGCAGCCATGATGTTTCCAATAGTACTTATAGTGGTGGAGGCCTTTGAAGTAAATATTAACGATCCAAAGAATAGCCTTGGAAAATTGCTTGCGATACAAGGAATACAGGCTAACAATTTATCTACTGCTGCAATTGTTACAGCTACATCGTCACAGATTCTTGCCATTAGTTTTATAAAGGATCTTACTGGTCAAGAAGTTTCTTGGATGAAGTGGTTTATAGCATCTGCACCAATAACGGCTCTAACTCTAGTGGCAATGTTTTTTATAGGAAAGCTATTATTTAAATTGCCAAAATCAGAATCAAAAAAGCTTGATTTGACTAAGCTTAAGGATGAATATAATAAGCTTGGAAAAATGAGTATTACTGAGAAAAAAGCGCTTTTAATATTTGCTGTTACTCTAATTCTTTGGTGCATGGACAGTTTGCAGGTTAAGGTTTTTGGATTTCAGTTAAGCCTTGTAATGGTTGCTATAATGTCAGCAGGCCTTTTTTTCCTGCCGCATATAGGAATTCTAAAATGGAAGGAAGCAAAAATATCCTGGAATCTTTTAATATTCGCCTGTGGAGCTTATGCAGGAGGTGTAGCCCTTGATAATACAGGATTGGCAGCTTGGGGCTTAAATATTGTATTTAAAAAGATGGGAATACAAAACATGAGCTTTACCGTACTTTTCGCGGTGCTAATGTTTATAGCAAGCTTTAGCCACTTCCTCTTTACTTCAAAGACGGTAAGAACCATTATACTTATTCCAACTATAATTGGTATTGCTAATTCTACCGGATATAATCCAATTGCTTTAGCTCTTCCAGCGGCATTTTGTATAGCTGATACCATCACTTTACCGCCTCACAGCAAAGTTAATTTGATTTATTATGGTGCAGGATATTTCACAGTACTGGAACAAATGCTTTACGGTGTATTAGTTTTATTGGCTAAATGGGCAATCATGGTGGTGGCTTCATTTACATGGTTCAAAATTATAGGAATTGCATAGGAGGGACAAAGGTATGAAAAAAACGATTTTTTCCCTATTAGCTTTTGCTTTTTTATGTATGTTTTCTAGTACTGCTCACGCTGCAGACTTAGGAAAACTAGATAAGGTAGAAGATATACTTATACCAGATGGCAAAAATGCAGTAATTGTTCAAAAAATTACTGCTGTAACTAACGATAAGGGTGAAGTTGCTTTTCCGCTGTACAGTAAAAGTAAAATATCAAAGGTAGAAGCTTCAAAAGGCAATATAGCAGAGAAGCCAAAGACAGTGGAAAATGGAAATCAAAAATATAATCTTATAACATTTAATGAAAAGAAAGCCGAGGTTGCTTTTGAAGTAACTATGAATAAAGAGAGTATTTACGAAGGAAAAAAGGCTAAATTAGGAGATACGTTCCCAGATGGAGTACTAACTATAGAGAATAAAGTGGTAAATACTTCTCCAAATGATATAAAAGCTTATTCTGCTAAGTTAGCTGTTCCGAAGGGAAAGGAACTATTAAATATTGTTGATTTTGATGCAGGTAAAGCCTTTAGTATAACTGAGAAGGATGGATATGTGTTTGGCGGTTTTGACTTTGGAACTATTAGTGCCGGCAAAGAGACAAAGCTAGCTATCAACATTCTTAACCCTTTGAAAACACACGTAGCATTTGTCTGGGTAGCAGCGCTTATATTATCTGCAGCATTTATGATAAAGAACAAGCACTTGCTTAATAAGGCTTAAAAATGCAATTAAATTTAAACAGTAGGACGGTATAGACTATGAGGAAAAAACAAGGATTACTTATTATACTAGATGGATTAGGGGATCGTCCCAACCAAGAGTTAAATGGAATGACACCACTTGAGAGTGCAAAAACGCCGAACTTGGATTATCTTGCTTCAAGGGGTATGTGCGGCAATGTTTATCCGATTTCTCCAGGAATAAGAGTAGGTACTGATGTTGGTCATCTCCATATATTCGGTTATGACAGCAATGAGGTATACTCTGGAAGGGGCCCGCTGGAAGCAGCGAGCGCCGGAATGGAGCTAATGCCTGGAGATGTTGCTTTTAGAGGTAATTTTGCAACAATTGAGGAGGATTATACAGTTGTTGATAGACGTGCTGGCAGAATTAGAGAAGGAACAAATGAATTGGCAGCGGCTATAAGTGGGTTAATATTATCTGATGGCACTCAAGTGTTTGCAAAGGAGCTTACTGAGCACAGAGTAGCAATTATTTTAAGAAATAAGGACCTAAGCGATAAAATATCCTGCACTGATCCAGGTACGGCAGAAGAAGGAAAGAAGCTTGATATTCCACGACCACTAGAGAATACAAGCAGTGCGGAAAAAACAGCAAAAAACTTATGGGAGTTTACAATGCGCTCTTACAAAATTTTAAAGGAACATCCTGTAAATAAACAGCGCCATGCTCAAGGGCTTCAAATGGCTAATGCTATTATAACTAGAGGTGCAGGGCAGCAAAAGCATATACCATCAATTAAGCATATTTACAATATTAAAGCTGCATGTGTAGCAGGCGATTTAACTGTCGGAGGCATAGCAAAACTTGTAGGCATGGACTATTTCACCCATGAGAGCTTTACCGGAAGCTTTGATACTAATCTATTAGGAAAAGCTGAAATGGCTGTAGAACTTCTTAATGAAAAGAACTATGATTGGGTTGTGATGCATGTTAAAGCAACAGATTTAGCTGGTCATGATAACCTTCCAGCAGTAAAAAAAGAGATGATTGAAAAAGTGGATGGTGTAATTGGACATATATTAAGTAAAATTGATTTAAATGAATGCTATATTTCCTTTACAGCTGATCACTCTACACCTTGTGAGGCAAGAGATCATACTG
The genomic region above belongs to Clostridium swellfunianum and contains:
- a CDS encoding SLC13 family permease yields the protein METTTVKVKKVKSPFELKMQFFGLPLALLIFSTIYTMPTPAGLSYAGKMALGVFLTALILWITESIPNYAVSLFVIVALPLTGAWAEEQAMGVLGYDVIWLTFAAFVIASGMEKSGLAKRMALYLITKFGKGVNSVLALLIIINFLIAFVVPSTTARAAMMFPIVLIVVEAFEVNINDPKNSLGKLLAIQGIQANNLSTAAIVTATSSQILAISFIKDLTGQEVSWMKWFIASAPITALTLVAMFFIGKLLFKLPKSESKKLDLTKLKDEYNKLGKMSITEKKALLIFAVTLILWCMDSLQVKVFGFQLSLVMVAIMSAGLFFLPHIGILKWKEAKISWNLLIFACGAYAGGVALDNTGLAAWGLNIVFKKMGIQNMSFTVLFAVLMFIASFSHFLFTSKTVRTIILIPTIIGIANSTGYNPIALALPAAFCIADTITLPPHSKVNLIYYGAGYFTVLEQMLYGVLVLLAKWAIMVVASFTWFKIIGIA
- the apgM gene encoding 2,3-bisphosphoglycerate-independent phosphoglycerate mutase, with product MRKKQGLLIILDGLGDRPNQELNGMTPLESAKTPNLDYLASRGMCGNVYPISPGIRVGTDVGHLHIFGYDSNEVYSGRGPLEAASAGMELMPGDVAFRGNFATIEEDYTVVDRRAGRIREGTNELAAAISGLILSDGTQVFAKELTEHRVAIILRNKDLSDKISCTDPGTAEEGKKLDIPRPLENTSSAEKTAKNLWEFTMRSYKILKEHPVNKQRHAQGLQMANAIITRGAGQQKHIPSIKHIYNIKAACVAGDLTVGGIAKLVGMDYFTHESFTGSFDTNLLGKAEMAVELLNEKNYDWVVMHVKATDLAGHDNLPAVKKEMIEKVDGVIGHILSKIDLNECYISFTADHSTPCEARDHTGDGVPTIIAGGDVRKDSVTSAGEAQFMAGSLNNLTANDIFMMQMDLLGFTEKVGS